ACGAGTAGTGGTATTACAATTGCCACCATCTTTCTACTCCTCTCTATGAAGTTTCCCTTTTCTAGCTCTAGACCTCTACTTCTTTGGGCATCCATTATATTTTTTGCCAATGAATAAAGCGTTGGAATGTACCTCAACGCTATTAAAACTGTCAGCCCTATCTCATAGGGGAGGCCAAGCTTTGTAAATCCTCTTATCAATTCCCTCTGCTTAGTCGTCATCATTAGGCCGAATGCTATTAGGGTTATTCCCATTATCCTAAATGTATAGGCGATCCCTATAAGCACCCCTTTTTCAACTGGCTTCACTATTATTGGCCAGCTAATGAACGTTAGAATGAATATCGGAATTAGAGGTTTCATAACTTTAAACTGGGTTCTAAAATCAATTTTTCCAAGGATTTTAAATCCCAGGAGGGTTAGGAAGAATATAAGGGGGGATATCACTGGATCTTTTATCATCAATCCTATTGTTCCAAAGACTAGCGTTCCAATTATCTTAACCCTTGGATCAAGAGCATGGAGTAGCGATCTTTTTTCTACGTAAAGGGAGTACATCATAGCCCTATCACCTTTAGAAGCTCTTCAACGTTTCTGACAAAGTTTATTCCAACGTCTTTTGAAATTTTTACCAGTTCAGGCTCCTTTAGACCAAATCCTTCTAGATCTAACTCAAAGAATTCTTTTGTGGATCCAAAGAATTTTAGTTCTCCATCCTTTAAGAGCAAAACTTTATCCGCAACTTCAAGCACGAGCTCTATGTCATGGGTTACTAATATTATTGAACTTCCTTCTCTTCTTAAGTTCTTAATGACATTAATTAGATCCTGGAGCCCCCTCTCATCGAGTCCCGTGTTTGGCTCATCTAGGACTAGGTACTTTGGCTTCATTGCTAAAATGCATGCTATTGCAAGCCTCTGTTTCTCTCCACCACTTAGCTCAAACGGATTTCTATTTTCAAATCCCCTTAGCCCAACAGCTTCAAGGGCCCATCTAACTCTCTTCTTAACTTCCTCCTCATTGAGGCCTAAATTTTTTGGACCAAAAGCCACCTCTTTAAAAACGTTCTCCTCGAAGAACATTGCATCAGGGTTTTGGAATACGTAACCTACTATTCTACTCAGCTCAGCTACACTCACTTCCTTAGTGTTGATGCCATCAATTAAAACGTTCCCTTTCTTAGGCTTGAGCAAACCGTTCAGCATTTTAACTAACGTCGTTTTTCCGCTACCATTTGGACCTACTATAGCAAGGGTACCCTCGCTAAATGAAAAACTAATAGACTTCAGCACGGTTTTACCTTCTTGATACCAAAACCAGACGTCTCTAAACTCTATCATCAGAGAACTTTTCGCTAGTTTAGATTAAAAACCTTGGTTTGACTTTGAAGTGTAAACTTTGATCCTCAAGAATTGGAGATGAGGGAAAAGTTTTTAATTTGAAAAAGTCGTTCCCAAATT
This Pyrococcus horikoshii OT3 DNA region includes the following protein-coding sequences:
- a CDS encoding energy-coupling factor transporter transmembrane component T family protein yields the protein MMYSLYVEKRSLLHALDPRVKIIGTLVFGTIGLMIKDPVISPLIFFLTLLGFKILGKIDFRTQFKVMKPLIPIFILTFISWPIIVKPVEKGVLIGIAYTFRIMGITLIAFGLMMTTKQRELIRGFTKLGLPYEIGLTVLIALRYIPTLYSLAKNIMDAQRSRGLELEKGNFIERSRKMVAIVIPLLVISIKTAHELAIAMESRAFGASKKRTHLVDLKMRKSDYIALTVIVIVALLYLGIKFSLLPHLL
- a CDS encoding energy-coupling factor ABC transporter ATP-binding protein, whose translation is MIEFRDVWFWYQEGKTVLKSISFSFSEGTLAIVGPNGSGKTTLVKMLNGLLKPKKGNVLIDGINTKEVSVAELSRIVGYVFQNPDAMFFEENVFKEVAFGPKNLGLNEEEVKKRVRWALEAVGLRGFENRNPFELSGGEKQRLAIACILAMKPKYLVLDEPNTGLDERGLQDLINVIKNLRREGSSIILVTHDIELVLEVADKVLLLKDGELKFFGSTKEFFELDLEGFGLKEPELVKISKDVGINFVRNVEELLKVIGL